ttatttattttcgttctAAGTAAAAGAAAATCATGAAATAGTTTGTCGCATTTGAGCCCTTAGAAGCCTgtaatttactttatgtgatgTCCCATATTGTAGCCAAAGTCAGAATGTAATGCATTCTTGGAAAAAAGGAtgatacacaaataaaaaacacgcTCTCGTATAGCAGAACTTAACTCcgtttattattagttttcgttataaataaatatataaccagtgattttataatattcactGCTATgaaattttacaatttaatcaATTCAAGCTGCATTATCAATTTCgtgtttaattttacaaaataacatcaCACCAATATTTCGCCGTTATCTATAACGTAAATACTGCCCGTGATACTGCGCGCGCGATCGCTCGATAGATAAAGAATCAGGTCAGCGACCTCCTCGCTTTCTGCCATTTTACCGAGCGGGTACAATGAGCTGCGGCTTTTGTATAACTCCGAAACTTGTTCTTTGGTAAAACCAGCTGTTTCTGCGAATGGGGTATTAGTACCGCCTGGATTGACAGAGTTGACGCGGACACCTTGACGACCAAGCTCAACCGCCAAACACTTGGTAAATTGGTCGAGACCGGCTTTCGATACACAATACGGCAGGTAATGCACGTCCTTGATCGGTCGTAAGGCCGCCACGCTCGATACGTTCACAATGTTGCCCTTTGTTTTGATGAGATGTGGCGCCGCTAAGCTTGTCAGATGGTACACTGCACGTAAATTAGTGGCTATAGCACGATCAAGTAACTCTACACCGTCTAATATGCTTCCTTGGACTCCAACACCAGCGTTGTTCACGAGAACGTCGATCCGTCCAAACGTGTTTATAGTTTTTGTCACAATATTCTTCACATCGTCGTCCTGAGACAACTCCGCCTTGATAGTTAGTGGTTTAATACCTCTTGCATCCTCGCATTGTTTCGCAACTTTGTTCAAAG
This genomic interval from Spodoptera frugiperda isolate SF20-4 chromosome 6, AGI-APGP_CSIRO_Sfru_2.0, whole genome shotgun sequence contains the following:
- the LOC118267496 gene encoding 3-oxoacyl-[acyl-carrier-protein] reductase FabG, translating into MDFDNKVIVITGASSGIGAAAALLYAKQSAKVVLVGRNEESLNKVAKQCEDARGIKPLTIKAELSQDDDVKNIVTKTINTFGRIDVLVNNAGVGVQGSILDGVELLDRAIATNLRAVYHLTSLAAPHLIKTKGNIVNVSSVAALRPIKDVHYLPYCVSKAGLDQFTKCLAVELGRQGVRVNSVNPGGTNTPFAETAGFTKEQVSELYKSRSSLYPLGKMAESEEVADLILYLSSDRARSITGSIYVIDNGEILV